A window of Chloracidobacterium sp. N contains these coding sequences:
- a CDS encoding DUF362 domain-containing protein, translated as MSDTVVADSPTFHYVPPLAAHGAQRVIVKPNLGYPVPAPVTVGLPVLREVLLGIRRVAPRAEIVILEGVCTKVTFAEVMSRLGVNRLLTELDDPGLRLLDADTLSHKAYSNTSRQPQRFDRMQAPALLEEADCRVSVAGFKRTTLKGRPLISAAIKNLYGLFPRAVYRARSPHARGQLHVPDVQRVLVDVYFTLGVRFEGAVVDLTHKFISRDWQPDEGTAVPVGKVVTGTDLLDVDLRAVELAGEPCSDYFQTIARQRRAG; from the coding sequence GTGAGCGACACCGTCGTAGCCGATAGTCCGACCTTTCACTACGTACCGCCGCTGGCTGCGCATGGGGCGCAGCGGGTCATTGTCAAGCCAAACCTGGGCTATCCCGTCCCGGCTCCGGTCACGGTAGGGCTGCCGGTGCTGCGGGAAGTGCTGCTCGGTATCCGGCGTGTTGCGCCACGGGCGGAGATCGTCATTCTGGAAGGGGTCTGCACCAAGGTCACGTTTGCGGAAGTCATGTCCCGGCTGGGCGTCAACCGGCTGCTGACCGAACTGGACGATCCAGGGCTGCGGCTGCTGGATGCGGATACGCTGTCGCACAAGGCCTATTCCAACACCTCCCGGCAACCGCAGCGGTTTGACCGGATGCAGGCCCCGGCGCTTCTGGAGGAAGCTGACTGCCGGGTATCCGTGGCCGGTTTCAAGCGCACGACGCTCAAGGGACGCCCGCTCATCAGCGCCGCCATCAAAAATCTCTACGGACTCTTTCCGCGCGCCGTCTATCGCGCCCGCAGCCCGCATGCCCGCGGGCAGCTCCACGTGCCGGACGTGCAGCGCGTCCTGGTGGATGTCTATTTCACCCTTGGCGTACGGTTTGAAGGGGCCGTCGTGGACCTGACTCACAAGTTCATCAGCCGGGACTGGCAACCGGATGAAGGCACGGCTGTTCCAGTGGGCAAGGTTGTCACCGGGACCGACCTGCTGGACGTGGACCTGCGCGCCGTGGAGCTTGCCGGTGAGCCGTGTTCGGATTATTTCCAGACCATTGCCCGGCAGCGGCGGGCCGGTTGA
- a CDS encoding SemiSWEET family sugar transporter: MPSSATLTVLGLLAGALTSFSFALQVWQSWRTKSVKDVSAGMYLVFSTGVILWLIYGLLRRDIPLMVWNTLTLVLVATILVLKFRYGGARHGTPD; the protein is encoded by the coding sequence ATGCCTTCCTCTGCCACACTGACAGTTCTGGGCCTTTTGGCCGGCGCCCTCACCAGCTTTTCTTTCGCCCTTCAGGTGTGGCAGAGCTGGCGCACGAAGTCGGTCAAAGACGTTTCAGCCGGCATGTACCTTGTGTTTTCCACCGGTGTCATCCTGTGGCTCATCTATGGGTTGCTCCGCCGGGACATACCGCTGATGGTGTGGAACACCCTCACGCTGGTTCTGGTCGCCACGATTCTGGTGCTGAAGTTCCGCTATGGCGGCGCGCGGCACGGTACACCGGACTGA
- a CDS encoding DNA-3-methyladenine glycosylase: protein MNPMLTADFFARDAVTVAQELLGCTLWHGDAGGIIVETEAYTDDPASHAVLRGPRGQLMRETYGRLYVYLIYGMYYCLNFTTDTRGPGAVLIRAIAPTHGIESMQARTPRPMPVHELARGPGRLCRALGIGREHNGEQIGHRVCLQPRATAPPIASSPRIGITQGRDLLWRFFIPNEPSVSRFR from the coding sequence ATGAACCCAATGCTGACGGCTGATTTTTTCGCCCGTGACGCCGTGACCGTCGCACAGGAACTTCTGGGATGTACGCTCTGGCACGGTGACGCCGGCGGCATCATCGTTGAAACCGAAGCCTACACCGACGACCCGGCCTCGCATGCCGTTTTGCGTGGGCCGCGTGGTCAGTTGATGCGTGAGACCTACGGGCGGCTCTACGTGTATCTGATTTACGGGATGTATTACTGCCTCAACTTCACGACCGATACGCGCGGCCCTGGCGCAGTGCTCATTCGCGCCATTGCGCCGACGCATGGCATCGAGAGCATGCAGGCCCGGACGCCGCGCCCGATGCCGGTTCACGAGTTGGCGCGCGGCCCGGGCCGGCTCTGCCGCGCCCTGGGAATTGGACGCGAACACAACGGCGAGCAGATCGGGCACCGGGTCTGCCTCCAACCGCGCGCAACTGCACCGCCCATCGCCAGTTCGCCCCGCATTGGCATTACTCAGGGGCGCGATTTACTCTGGCGGTTCTTCATTCCGAATGAACCGAGTGTCAGCCGTTTCCGATGA
- a CDS encoding flavin-binding protein translates to MKGHHLPTDLPIDLDAILRSIWETFEVGVREAGHPFHTPVVATAGPADCDARVVVLRRASPDRRELAFHTDARAPKVRLLQACHTTAWVFYDPAGKVQVRAKGNSVVHQGDAVAADAWARTRLMSRRCYLAEVAPSTPSDTPSSGLPPALVERSPTAEESEAGFVNFAVCVTEVIRLDWLQLAARGHRRAAFTWDDHAAGWRGHWLTP, encoded by the coding sequence ATGAAGGGCCATCACCTGCCAACTGACCTGCCAATCGATCTCGACGCCATTCTCAGAAGTATCTGGGAGACTTTTGAAGTCGGCGTCCGGGAAGCCGGACATCCCTTTCACACGCCCGTCGTAGCCACGGCCGGCCCGGCAGACTGCGATGCGCGGGTCGTCGTCCTGCGGCGCGCTTCCCCGGACCGCCGCGAACTGGCATTCCACACCGACGCCCGCGCCCCCAAGGTGCGCCTGTTACAGGCCTGTCACACAACGGCCTGGGTGTTTTATGACCCGGCTGGCAAGGTACAGGTACGGGCCAAAGGGAACAGTGTGGTTCACCAGGGTGATGCCGTGGCCGCAGACGCCTGGGCGCGCACCCGGCTGATGTCACGGCGCTGTTACTTGGCTGAAGTGGCTCCCAGCACCCCGTCCGATACCCCCTCCAGCGGACTACCGCCGGCACTGGTGGAGCGGTCGCCGACGGCGGAAGAAAGTGAAGCCGGCTTTGTCAACTTTGCCGTCTGCGTCACGGAGGTTATCCGGCTGGACTGGCTCCAGCTTGCCGCCCGCGGCCACCGGCGGGCCGCCTTCACCTGGGACGATCATGCCGCCGGCTGGCGTGGCCACTGGCTGACACCCTGA